In Pseudomonas sp. PDM14, a genomic segment contains:
- a CDS encoding beta-ketoacyl synthase, whose product MSRLPVIVGFGGYNPAGRSSFHHGFRRVVQESLDSHARQETLAGLAVMMRLVQVIDGRHCTPDGTPLSLAEIEAQHAEAILAGTMVRRIDKRHLDVDAAHWQKNLTVSHAQFTTTRKQLPEPLPANWSIEPLDDLQVRVTLHDSCDFKVDSYRALPVKSAGQLPSGFEPGELYNSRFHPRGLQMAIVGATDALRSTGLPWAHILDHVQPDEVAVFSGSIMSQLDENGFGGMLQARLKGGRVTAKQCPLGLNTMPADFINAYVLGSVGSTGSVTGACATFLYNLQKAIEQITSGQARVALVGNSEAPLTQECIDGYGAMGALATEEGLRKIEGRDDVDFRRASRPFGDNCGFTLSESAQFVVLMDDALALQLGADIHGAATDVFINADGFKKSISAPGPGNYLTLAKAVAAAMQLVGEDGVRQRSFVHAHGSSTPANRVSESELLDRVAAAFAIDDWPITAAKAFVGHSLASASADQVISALGTFRYGLLPGLKTIDRVADDVHQQHLSLETRDRQMGPLDVCFINSKGFGGNNASGVLLAPHVVERMLRKRHGEAAFGAWQAKREQTRATAQAYDQQALLGQFEIIYNFGHDLIDDQELQIDEQEIRIPGFNQPLRYRKDERYRDML is encoded by the coding sequence ATGTCTCGACTACCCGTCATCGTGGGTTTCGGTGGTTACAACCCCGCGGGCAGAAGTTCGTTCCACCACGGCTTCCGCCGTGTCGTCCAGGAGTCCCTGGACAGCCATGCGCGCCAGGAAACCCTCGCCGGCCTAGCCGTGATGATGCGTTTGGTGCAGGTGATCGACGGCCGCCACTGCACCCCCGACGGCACGCCGCTGAGCCTGGCCGAGATCGAAGCGCAGCATGCCGAAGCGATTCTCGCCGGCACCATGGTGCGGCGCATCGACAAGCGCCACCTGGATGTCGACGCTGCCCACTGGCAGAAGAACCTGACCGTCAGCCACGCGCAGTTCACCACCACCCGCAAGCAGTTGCCCGAACCGCTGCCGGCCAACTGGAGTATCGAGCCGCTGGACGACCTGCAGGTGCGGGTGACCCTGCATGACAGCTGCGATTTCAAGGTCGACAGTTACCGTGCGCTGCCAGTGAAATCCGCCGGCCAGCTGCCCAGCGGCTTCGAGCCCGGCGAGCTGTACAACTCGCGCTTCCACCCGCGCGGCCTGCAGATGGCCATCGTCGGCGCCACCGATGCGCTGCGCTCCACCGGCCTGCCCTGGGCCCACATTCTCGACCACGTGCAGCCGGACGAAGTCGCGGTGTTCTCTGGCAGCATCATGAGCCAACTCGACGAGAACGGCTTCGGCGGTATGCTGCAGGCGCGCCTCAAGGGCGGCCGCGTCACCGCCAAGCAGTGCCCGCTGGGCCTCAACACCATGCCGGCCGACTTCATCAACGCCTACGTGCTGGGCAGCGTCGGCAGCACCGGCAGCGTCACGGGCGCCTGCGCCACCTTCCTCTACAACCTGCAGAAGGCCATCGAGCAGATCACCAGCGGTCAGGCCCGCGTGGCCCTGGTCGGCAACAGCGAGGCGCCGCTGACCCAAGAATGCATCGACGGCTACGGCGCCATGGGCGCGCTGGCCACCGAAGAAGGCCTGCGCAAGATCGAGGGCCGTGACGACGTCGACTTCCGCCGCGCCAGCCGTCCGTTCGGCGACAACTGCGGCTTCACCCTCTCCGAGTCGGCGCAGTTCGTGGTGCTGATGGACGACGCGCTGGCCCTGCAGCTGGGTGCCGACATCCACGGCGCCGCCACCGACGTGTTCATCAACGCCGACGGCTTCAAGAAGTCGATCTCCGCGCCCGGCCCCGGCAACTACCTGACCCTGGCCAAGGCCGTGGCCGCCGCCATGCAACTGGTTGGCGAAGACGGTGTGCGCCAGCGCAGCTTCGTCCACGCCCACGGCTCGAGCACGCCGGCCAACCGGGTTAGCGAATCCGAATTGCTCGACCGCGTCGCCGCCGCCTTCGCCATCGACGACTGGCCGATCACCGCGGCCAAGGCCTTCGTCGGTCACTCCCTGGCCAGCGCCAGCGCCGACCAGGTGATCTCCGCGCTCGGCACCTTCCGCTACGGCCTGCTGCCCGGGCTGAAGACCATCGACCGGGTCGCCGATGACGTGCACCAGCAACACCTGAGCCTGGAAACCCGCGACCGGCAGATGGGCCCGTTGGACGTGTGCTTCATCAACTCCAAGGGCTTCGGTGGCAACAACGCCAGCGGCGTGCTGCTGGCCCCGCACGTGGTCGAGCGCATGCTGCGCAAGCGGCATGGCGAGGCAGCGTTCGGCGCCTGGCAGGCCAAGCGCGAACAGACCCGCGCCACCGCCCAGGCCTACGACCAGCAGGCGCTGCTCGGCCAGTTCGAGATCATCTACAACTTCGGCCACGACCTGATCGACGACCAGGAACTGCAGATCGACGAGCAGGAAATCCGCATCCCCGGCTTCAACCAGCCGCTGCGCTACCGCAAGGACGAGCGCTACCGCGACATGCTCTAA